A genomic segment from Eulemur rufifrons isolate Redbay chromosome 19, OSU_ERuf_1, whole genome shotgun sequence encodes:
- the BMP10 gene encoding bone morphogenetic protein 10, which yields MGSPVLRLCALFCLVAHSVSGSPIMSLEQLPLEEDMPLFDDVFSEQDGVDFNTLLQSMKDEFLKTLNLSDIPMQDSAKVDPPEYMLELYNKFATDRTSMPSANIIRSFKNEDLFSQPASFNGLRKYPLLFNVSIPHHEEIVMAELRLYTLVQRDRMMYDGVDRKITIFEVLESRGDDGERKMQVLVSEEIFGTNSEWEAFDVTHAVRRWQKAGSSTHQLEVHIESRRDEADDVSRGRLEIDTSAQNKHNPLLIVFSDDQSSEKERKEELNEMIAHEQLPELDNLGLDGFSSGPGEEALLQMRSNIIYDSTARIRRNAKGNYCKRTPLYIDFKEIGWDSWIIAPPGYEAYECRGVCNYPLAEHLTPTKHAIIQALVHLKNSQKASKACCVPTKLEPISILYLDKGVVTYKFKYEGMAVSECGCR from the exons ATGGGTTCCCCGGTCCTGCGGCTGTGTGCTCTGTTCTGCCTGGTGGCTCACTCAGTTTCTGGCAGCCCCATCATGAGCCTTGAGCAGTTGCCTCTGGAAGAAGATATGCCCCTCTTTGACGATGTCTTCTCAGAGCAAGATGGTGTCGACTTTAACACACTGCTACAGAGCATGAAGGATGAGTTTCTGAAGACATTGAACCTGTCTGACATCCCTATGCAGGATTCAGCCAAGGTTGACCCACCGGAGTACATGCTGGAACTCTACAACAAATTCGCAACAGATCGGACCTCCATGCCCTCTGCCAACATCATCAGGAGTTTCAAGAATGAAG atctgtTTTCCCAACCAGCCAGTTTTAATGGGCTCCGAAAATATCCTCTCCTCTTCAACGTGTCCATTCCTCACCACGAAGAGATCGTCATGGCTGAACTCAGGTTGTACACGCTGGTGCAAAGAGATCGCATGATGTATGATGGAGTGGACCGGAAAATTACCATTTTTGAAGTACTAGAGAGCAGAGGGGACGACGGCGAAAGAAAGATGCAGGTCTTGGTGTCAGAGGAGATCTTTGGGACCAACAGCGAGTGGGAGGCTTTTGACGTCACACATGCCGTGAGACGCTGGCAAAAGGCAGGCTCGTCCACCCACCAGCTGGAGGTCCACATCGAGAGCAGACGCGACGAAGCTGACGATGTCAGCAGAGGACGACTGGAAATAGACACCAGCGCCCAGAATAAACATAACCCTTTGCTCATCGTGTTTTCTGACGACCAAAGCAGTGAAAAGGAGCGGAAGGAGGAATTGAATGAAATGATCGCCCATGAGCAACTTCCAGAGCTGGACAACCTGGGCCTGGACGGCTTTTCCAGCGGACCTGGGGAAGAGGCTTTGTTGCAGATGAGGTCGAACATCATCTATGACTCCACCGCCCGCATCAGAAGGAACGCCAAAGGAAACTACTGCAAGAGGACCCCGCTCTACATCGACTTCAAGGAGATTGGGTGGGACTCCTGGATCATCGCTCCGCCCGGATACGAAGCCtatgagtgccgtggtgtctgTAACTACCCCCTGGCAGAGCACCTCACCCCCACAAAGCATGCGATTATCCAGGCCTTGGTCCACCTCAAGAATTCCCAGAAGGCTTCCAAAGCCTGCTGTGTGCCCACAAAGCTAGAGCCCATCTCCATCCTCTATTTAGACAAAGGTGTTGTCACCTACAAGTTTAAATACGAAGGCATGGCCGTCTCTGAATGTGGCTGTAGATAG